A single genomic interval of Streptomyces sp. BA2 harbors:
- a CDS encoding keywimysin-related RiPP, with product MKKAYEAPTLVRLGTFRKKTGLLQRSGNDRLILSKN from the coding sequence ATGAAGAAGGCTTACGAAGCGCCGACGCTGGTCCGGCTCGGGACGTTCCGCAAGAAGACCGGGCTGCTGCAGCGGTCCGGGAACGACCGACTCATCCTGAGCAAGAACTGA